GCAGTTCTTATTGGTCTTTATCAGAAAAGATAAATGGAAAAAATTATTTTTGAAAATCAGTGGATAATCTGGCTGGCGATTCTTTGGACTTTTCCTTGGAAAGGAGTAGCACTATGGAAATCAGCGCGCAATGGTCATAAGGTCTGGTTTGTTGTGCTTCTGATTCTTAATACCCTGGCAATTCTTGAAATTCTTTATATTTTTGTGTTTAGTAAGAAAAAGGAGGAGTATTTAAAAACGGAATCGAAGGATACGCCTTCCCAGAATGGAAATAATTTAATAAAGGGTTTATAATCAAAAAATATTTCCCTAAAGCAAGATCAAGAAACAAATTAAGTGCAGGATATATCATTCCCGCGAAAGCGGGAATCTATAAATTTACTGGATTCCGGATCAAGTCCGGAATGACATAGACATTTCGCCAACTGCTGCGAGATAATTTATTTTTGTATGAAACAAAAAAGAGTTTATATCATTCACGGTTGGGAAGGGCGTCCGGAGGATGCCTGGTTTCCGTGGCTTAAAAGTAAACTGGAAAAAGAGGGATTTGAGGTCTTTATTCCGGCTATGCCCAATACGGAAGAACCGACAATTGACGAATGGGTTAATCATCTTTTGGAGATTGTTCCAAGCCCCAATGAAGATACCTATTTCATCGGGCACAGCATTGGCTGCCAGGCGATTCTGAGATATTTGGAAAAATTAAATAACAAAAAAATTGGAGGTGCTGTATTTGTTTCCGGCTGGTTCATACTTAAAAATTTGGAAACCAAAGAGGAATGGGAAATAGCAGATCCCTGGATAAATACTCCCATTGACTTTGAAAAAGTAAAAAGCGCCACTCATAATTTCATTGCCGTATTTTCAGATAATGATCCGTTTGTTCCGTTGGAAGAAAACAAAAAATTATTTTCAGAGAAATTAAACGCTGAAATTATTATTGAAAAGAATAAAGGGCATTTTACAGGTGAAGATGGAGTTTATGAAACGCCATCTGTTCTTCAAATTTTTTCGGATATACTAAAACAAGGTAAATAGATATTTTGAAATTAAGCAAGCGCGCTGTTACATTAAGAATGGGACATCTCTTAAATTAGAAGAAAAGTCAATAACTTGTGGATAAATTTACTGCCCAGTGGCTCAATAGAGCCACTTTTTTGTTTGGAAAGAAGTGTTGACAGATGGATTATAGTGGTGTAAAATTACATCACAGTGGTAAAGAGTGGTATAAAGTGTGGAATCACTACGAAGTACGAACTTGTACGAAAGTACGAATAACCCGTTTTGAAATTCGTAATTTCGTATTTATTCGTAATTCGTAGGCAATTAGAATGTTTATCGGAGAATATAGTCACACGATAGATCCAAAAAAACGACTGGCTCTTCCGTCAAAGTTTCGAAAAGAACTAGGAGCAAAAGCGGTTGTCACCAGGGGGCTGGACAAATGCCTCTTTGTTTATCCTTTGAAAACTTGGAATGAACTGGCGGCAAAGCTCGGAACTCTCCCTGTGGGAGAATCAGGAACGCGCAGTTTTATCCGTCTGATGCTGGCCGGAGCCACGGATGTGGATGTTGACCGGCAAGGAAGAATTCTTCTTCCGGAATATCTCAAGAAATACGCCGCTCTTAAGAAAAACATAATTGTGGCGGGACTTTTCAACCGCTTGGAAATCTGGGATGAGAGATCGTGGAGCTCCTATAAGCAAAAAGCAGAAAAAAACACTGACGAAATAGCCGAACAGCTGGGGAAACTAGGAGTGTATTAAAATAATTAAAAATGCAAAAATTAAAAATCAAAACGACAAATCAAAATTTAAAAAGAGAAATAATTTTACATTTTGATATTTGATTTTTGATTTAATGATTATTCATAAACCCGTTCTCTTAAAAGAAACTATTGACTTACTGGATTTGAAACCGGGTATGATTGTTATCGATGCCACCTTGGGTGGCGGAGGACACAGTATGGCGATCCTGGAAAAAATACTTCCGGGCGGAAAATTGATAGCCATTGATCAGGACGAAAAAGCCATTGCCGGATTTAAAAAGACATTAGCCAGTTTAAAGTTAAACCTAAAGGAAGAAAGCGTAAGGTTGGCTCATAATAATTTTGCCAATCTTAAAGATATTGTTTTTTCTTTGAAAGTTTTTGAAGTTCACGGGATTGTGGCTGATTTAGGAATTTCTTCTGATCAGTTGAAGGATGCCAAAAGAGGATTCAGTTTTCAGCAAAACGGGCCTCTGGACATGCGGATGAATCGTGAATTAAAAATGACGGCTGGTGACATTGTGAATACTTATTCCGAGCGGCGGCTGGAAAATATTTTTAGGCAGTTAGGCGACGAAAGGCATGCAGGTCTAATCGCTAGAAAAATCGTCCAGGAAAGAAGGCGCAAGCCGATTCAGACCACTTACGAATTAGTTAGTGTCATTGCCAGAGCAGTTCCTAAATCATATCAACACAGGAAAATCCACTTTGCCACCAAGACATTTCAAGCCATCCGGATGGAAGTTAATCAAGAATTGGAGAATCTTCGCAAATTTCTTAGCCAAGCATTTGAGATTCTCAAGAGCAAAGGCAGGATCGCGGTTATCTCTTTTCATTCGGGAGAAGATCGCCTTGTCAAGGAAATATTTCGGGAAAATGCGAGGGGATGCATTTGTCCGCCCGAATTTCCAATCTGCCGATGTCTGAAAAAGCCAGTAGTTAAAATTATTACCGCTCGGCCCATAGTGCCGGGAAAAAAAGAGAGAACTGAAAATCCTCGATCTAGAAGTGCCAAGTTAAGGATAGCAGAGAAAATTTAAAAAATAATAAAGCAAATATAAAAATAAATTAGTGCAAGGGGGCGCAGAGTAAATGACAGGAAGCAGAGTGCTAGTAAAGGGGGGCTATTGCCACTGGGGGACGGTAGCAGCGAAAAACAAAGACAAATATAAAATTCAAAAGCCGGGGTTTGCCAGCCCATGGTTTGTTGTGGCTTTGTTTATCGCCTTGGCGGGAATATTGTATCTCTATTTCATTAACAGCAGCGCGACGAAAGGATATCAAATTCGCCAAGTTGAAAAAGATATATCTCAACTAAAGAAGGAAAATGAACAATTGCGGATCAAGGAAGCTGAATTAAAGTCGCTGTATTATATTGAGGAAACAAGCAAACAGTTTAATATGTCGGAGGCGGCTAATATCAGTTATATTGAGGAAAAAAGCCCCGTTGCTTTAAAATAACAATACCCGGACAACTTACTTTATCCGCCTTCACAGAAGACCTCGGACGTGAGCCCGGGGATAAATATGAAGATGTATCTTCTGCTCCGGCGGATTTCACTCCGCCAAAAATTCAGGAGATACTGCATACATAAGCTTGCGGAGATTCATATTTTAACTAGCTGTTAAAATGAAATTATGGCGGCTAACTTTGCAGCGCGGGGCAATGTGTTAAAAAATCGAAAAACGACGTCTGGTTCATTATTGCAATACTGGAGAATTTATTTTCTGGTATTTTTTGTTTTTTTGGCGGCTGGAGTCATTTTTATCCGATTATACCAATTACAAGTAAAAGCCCACGAGATGTATTTGGCGGTAGCCGAAAATCAGTACAAGGTCTCTCGGGAACTTACCCCCCAGCGCGGGGAAATTTATCTTGAGGATGAAAGAGAACTTTACCCTTTGGCCGTTAATCAGGAACTCCAGATGGCTTATGCCGTTCCCA
This window of the Candidatus Moraniibacteriota bacterium genome carries:
- a CDS encoding DUF5652 family protein, with the translated sequence MEKIIFENQWIIWLAILWTFPWKGVALWKSARNGHKVWFVVLLILNTLAILEILYIFVFSKKKEEYLKTESKDTPSQNGNNLIKGL
- a CDS encoding alpha/beta hydrolase, whose protein sequence is MKQKRVYIIHGWEGRPEDAWFPWLKSKLEKEGFEVFIPAMPNTEEPTIDEWVNHLLEIVPSPNEDTYFIGHSIGCQAILRYLEKLNNKKIGGAVFVSGWFILKNLETKEEWEIADPWINTPIDFEKVKSATHNFIAVFSDNDPFVPLEENKKLFSEKLNAEIIIEKNKGHFTGEDGVYETPSVLQIFSDILKQGK
- the rsmH gene encoding 16S rRNA (cytosine(1402)-N(4))-methyltransferase RsmH, whose protein sequence is MIIHKPVLLKETIDLLDLKPGMIVIDATLGGGGHSMAILEKILPGGKLIAIDQDEKAIAGFKKTLASLKLNLKEESVRLAHNNFANLKDIVFSLKVFEVHGIVADLGISSDQLKDAKRGFSFQQNGPLDMRMNRELKMTAGDIVNTYSERRLENIFRQLGDERHAGLIARKIVQERRRKPIQTTYELVSVIARAVPKSYQHRKIHFATKTFQAIRMEVNQELENLRKFLSQAFEILKSKGRIAVISFHSGEDRLVKEIFRENARGCICPPEFPICRCLKKPVVKIITARPIVPGKKERTENPRSRSAKLRIAEKI
- the mraZ gene encoding division/cell wall cluster transcriptional repressor MraZ, coding for MFIGEYSHTIDPKKRLALPSKFRKELGAKAVVTRGLDKCLFVYPLKTWNELAAKLGTLPVGESGTRSFIRLMLAGATDVDVDRQGRILLPEYLKKYAALKKNIIVAGLFNRLEIWDERSWSSYKQKAEKNTDEIAEQLGKLGVY